The nucleotide window TCTTCTTGTTAAGCCCTCAGATGCACAAAATTACAATGTTTTCTTTCTCGTTTGGTATAATCCAAATGAAGCCATACTGAAATTGGATCTACACCCAAAACTATTGATAATAAGAGTTGGCTCCTCACAAGCTTTCTACGCTGCTTCTGCTTCCAAAAAACACTCCTTGACCAGAGAAGATAAGCTCAACGGCAAATCAGAACCCGTCGGCGCCGGCGGCAAGAGAGGAGACAACGGCAGATGCGACGGCAAAAGGGCAGCTCAGAACAGAAGTGACGTAGGCGACAGAGAGGAATAGAAGAGACGGAAGAACACAGATGAAAGGGGCGGTGCAGACGCGAGCAGTGGCTGGACGGCGGGGAGGACAGAACTGACAACGTGAGAAGAAGCCAAGAGTTTGGCTTTTTGTGCCTTTTATAAGAAATGTTTGGGGTCGAACCGCTCAAGCTCGAGGGAGTCGGTTTACCGGTTTGATAGGATTAACCAAAAATTGTTGGGTTAAAGAATAAACTACCCTTTGTATCCACGAAAGTTGAAAACGCTGACATGTCTAcccatagaaaaataaaattaccatttgtacccatgaaaaatgatttttacaagcaaaattatccaaaccctaaaaaattatctaaaaaccccaaaatacccTTATCATTACCACTGCTACCATCATACCCCATCTCTCTCTTCGCATCACATGAACACTCTCCGATCTAACCTCCATTTCTCTGCCACAAACCATCTCTGCCACAAACCACCTCATTGCCACTCCTTCATCACCATAACCTTCACCTTTGGAGGAATCAAAATCAATCCAGAGAAGAATTTGAAATGGATGACGATGGGTGAGAGTCAAAATTGGATCTTGGTTTCAGCGAAATCTGAAGCTGTTTGAGGGAACAAAACATTGAAAAGGGTGTCATGGAGAAAGCTAATAGAAATAGGGTGAAAAAGAACACAGATCCAAGGTGAGAAGAGAGTGAGGAGAGAGGATCAAATTTGAACAATCAAACACAGAAGCCTCATGTATTTGGATTCACTTTTTctgggagaaaagaaaaatggtgaAAGagatagaaagagagagagagagctcacTGCAAATTTGGTTCACAAAGGGACCGCGGTGGTGGCGACTGGTGCGGTGGCCCGTCAGGGACACTGGTTCGGTGATGAGGAGAAGGTAGCCCCAGTAGGTGAGGGTGGTCGACGGTGAAAAGAGGAGAAGGGGGCATTGCGGCTCTAGGGTTGCTAACAACGGCGAAGCAGGGGCGGGGTGGGTGCGAAGGTCCTCTGGTCGGCAAGAGCGAGACAGGGAAGGAGAGAAGGAGGGGTGGTCACTGACACTGACACTAGAGGCTGCAAGAACGGAAACAGGGCAATTTGGGGTTAGTAGTGGTGGTAGTGGTGGTAAGGTAATGAGTAGatgaggatgatggagtgtttaGTGGGAAGCGTACCAGTGCTTGTGGGTTGGGAAGATGGAGGGCTTGGCTTCATGGTGTACTTGCACCATGAAGGTGCTCTTTTTCTCCGGAAAAACGGCAACAAGTGTTGCTATGACTGTGAGGATGAAAGAGAGGAGGGTGTGGCAAGAAGCCATTGGAGTAGCGGTGGGGACTGAGTGGGAATTAATGGTGAGAGTgtgttagaaagaaaaaaaggggtgGTGGCTGGGTGAAGAGGGTTAGGGTTAGAAAGGGGTTTGGGTGAAGGAGGTGGTGTGGTGGTGAAGATAAGGGTAATTTAgggatt belongs to Arachis duranensis cultivar V14167 chromosome 8, aradu.V14167.gnm2.J7QH, whole genome shotgun sequence and includes:
- the LOC127741065 gene encoding uncharacterized protein LOC127741065, with product MKPSPPSSQPTSTASSVSVSDHPSFSPSLSRSCRPEDLRTHPAPASPLLATLEPQCPLLLFSPSTTLTYWGYLLLITEPVSLTGHRTSRHHRGPFVNQICSELSLSLSISFTIFLFSQKK